A stretch of Paracoccus sp. MA DNA encodes these proteins:
- a CDS encoding carbonic anhydrase — MREARPLPQYLVQRYHGWRATAFVENRAWYRRLAEGGQHPRAMVIACCDSRVHVTSIFGADTGEFFIHRNIANLVPPYAPDGEQHGTSAAVEYAVNTLKVAHVVVVGHTNCGGVQGCHAMCSGHAPELEEKSSFVGRWMDILRPGYERVVSLPPEQQIRELERQAVLVSLENLMSFPFVKSAVEAGNLSLHGVLHDIAEGTLEQYDNQVESFAPII, encoded by the coding sequence ATGAGAGAAGCACGTCCACTGCCGCAGTATCTGGTCCAGCGCTATCACGGCTGGCGCGCGACGGCCTTCGTTGAGAATCGGGCCTGGTATCGTCGTCTGGCCGAGGGGGGCCAGCATCCCCGTGCCATGGTCATTGCCTGTTGCGATTCGCGGGTGCATGTGACCTCGATCTTCGGCGCCGATACCGGCGAGTTTTTCATTCATCGCAATATCGCAAACCTGGTGCCGCCCTATGCGCCGGATGGCGAGCAGCACGGCACCTCGGCCGCGGTCGAATATGCGGTGAACACGCTCAAGGTCGCTCATGTGGTGGTCGTCGGGCATACGAATTGCGGCGGCGTGCAGGGCTGCCATGCCATGTGCTCGGGGCACGCGCCCGAGCTTGAGGAAAAATCCAGCTTCGTCGGCCGTTGGATGGATATTCTGCGGCCGGGATATGAGCGGGTGGTCTCGCTGCCGCCAGAACAGCAGATCCGCGAGCTCGAGCGGCAGGCGGTGCTTGTTTCGCTCGAGAACCTGATGAGCTTTCCCTTCGTGAAATCCGCGGTCGAGGCAGGAAACCTGTCTCTGCACGGGGTTTTGCACGATATCGCCGAAGGAACGCTCGAGCAATACGACAACCAGGTCGAGAGCTTCGCGCCGATCATCTGA
- a CDS encoding DUF3775 domain-containing protein: MLEISPEKIAHVIIRAREYDSGVNAWAHSGHRKGHGTQTELAEFIASLNEDEQASLVAVMWIGRDTFGPEDLDEAIETAKAERSSPTEDYLMGEPQLADYLEAGMEALGISPEEVEDDLHRPV, encoded by the coding sequence ATGCTGGAAATCAGTCCCGAAAAGATCGCCCATGTCATCATCCGCGCCCGCGAATACGACAGCGGCGTGAACGCCTGGGCGCATAGCGGGCACCGCAAGGGCCATGGCACCCAGACCGAGCTGGCCGAATTCATCGCCAGCCTGAACGAGGACGAACAGGCCAGCCTGGTGGCGGTGATGTGGATCGGCCGCGACACCTTCGGCCCCGAGGACCTGGACGAGGCGATCGAGACCGCCAAGGCCGAGCGCAGCTCTCCGACCGAGGATTACCTGATGGGCGAGCCGCAGCTGGCCGATTACCTCGAAGCCGGGATGGAGGCCCTGGGCATTTCCCCCGAGGAGGTCGAGGACGACCTGCACCGCCCGGTCTGA
- a CDS encoding C40 family peptidase, whose product MTAPMTDRRLTPATERVALESLRGILQRPAYTPGRPVRLAAPLADLCRAPQGARDRQLNFGADLTLLDQLEGWAFVQAAADGYCGWLRADGLSQQMPEITHRVSAPATHVYAEPDMKTPELMRLSLGARLSVAAMQGNFARLAQGGWVPAQHISDRPGGDPAAVAELFLGTPYLWGGNSRCGIDCSGLVQAALGACALPCPGDSDMQESAFPAAGDGIRRNDLLFWPGHVGMALDGERMIHATASAMAVIVEPIAQAIARIEAAGQGPFRGARRPSLAARTPFP is encoded by the coding sequence ATGACCGCGCCCATGACCGACCGCCGCCTGACCCCGGCCACCGAGCGCGTCGCCCTGGAATCGCTGCGCGGCATCCTGCAGCGCCCCGCCTATACGCCCGGCCGCCCGGTGCGGCTGGCGGCGCCGCTGGCCGATCTGTGCCGCGCACCCCAGGGCGCCCGCGACCGGCAGCTGAATTTCGGTGCCGACCTGACGCTGCTGGACCAGCTGGAGGGCTGGGCTTTCGTCCAGGCCGCCGCGGATGGCTATTGCGGCTGGCTGCGGGCCGACGGGCTGAGCCAGCAGATGCCGGAGATCACGCATCGCGTCAGCGCCCCCGCCACCCATGTCTATGCCGAGCCGGACATGAAGACCCCCGAGCTGATGCGCCTGTCGCTGGGCGCGCGGCTGTCGGTCGCCGCCATGCAGGGCAATTTCGCCCGTCTGGCGCAGGGCGGCTGGGTGCCTGCGCAGCATATCTCGGACCGGCCCGGCGGCGATCCGGCCGCGGTGGCCGAGCTTTTCCTGGGCACGCCCTATCTGTGGGGCGGCAACAGCCGCTGCGGCATCGACTGCTCGGGCCTGGTGCAGGCGGCGCTGGGGGCCTGTGCCCTGCCCTGCCCCGGCGACAGCGACATGCAGGAATCCGCCTTCCCCGCGGCCGGCGACGGCATCCGCCGCAACGACCTGCTGTTCTGGCCCGGCCATGTCGGCATGGCGCTGGACGGCGAGCGCATGATCCACGCCACCGCCTCGGCCATGGCGGTGATCGTCGAGCCCATCGCGCAGGCCATCGCCCGGATCGAGGCCGCCGGGCAGGGCCCGTTCCGCGGCGCGCGGCGGCCCTCGCTTGCCGCGCGGACCCCGTTCCCCTAG
- a CDS encoding sulfotransferase family 2 domain-containing protein: MIVSHRHRYVFVHIPKTGGTSLTLALESRVGRDDIILSDTPKGRNRRRRVRGAAARGRLWKHSTLADIEGLVAPELLAGYLPFTLVRNPWARAVSYHRWLRDQSFDHPSVRLARATGFADFLRDPMTQAQLSVPARHYLTGSAGERPGLYLRLEHLDEDLPELEARLGFSLRPLPHENRSAGGDWRAAYDDDGAALIARLAAEDIARFGYRFDAH; this comes from the coding sequence ATGATCGTCTCGCACCGGCACCGCTATGTCTTTGTCCATATCCCCAAGACCGGCGGCACCTCGCTGACGCTGGCGCTGGAATCGCGGGTCGGCCGCGACGACATCATCCTGTCCGACACGCCCAAGGGCCGCAACCGCCGCCGCCGGGTCAGGGGCGCGGCGGCGCGGGGCCGGCTGTGGAAGCATTCGACGCTGGCCGATATCGAAGGGCTGGTGGCGCCCGAGCTGCTGGCGGGCTACCTGCCCTTCACGCTGGTGCGCAACCCCTGGGCGCGGGCGGTCAGCTATCACCGCTGGCTGCGGGACCAGAGCTTCGACCACCCCTCGGTCCGGCTGGCCAGGGCGACGGGCTTCGCCGATTTCCTGCGCGACCCGATGACGCAGGCGCAGCTTTCCGTGCCGGCGCGGCATTACCTGACCGGCTCGGCGGGCGAGCGGCCGGGACTCTATCTGCGGCTGGAGCATCTTGACGAGGACCTGCCGGAGCTGGAGGCCCGGCTGGGCTTTTCCCTGCGTCCGCTGCCGCATGAGAACCGCTCGGCCGGCGGCGACTGGCGCGCTGCCTATGACGATGACGGCGCCGCGCTCATCGCGCGGCTCGCGGCCGAGGACATCGCCCGTTTCGGCTATCGCTTCGATGCGCATTGA
- a CDS encoding saccharopine dehydrogenase has translation MVHLWLRAESRANERRAGLTPAGLRDLVAQGFRVTVEESPHRVLPPGDYAAAGGEIAPEGSWPDAPAEAIIFGLKELPADGTPLRHRHIMFGHAYKGQPAGLALLRRFRDGGGTLYDLEYLTDENGRRLAAFGYWAGFAGAAVSLKAWAAQRRGGICGPVAAWPSQEALLTELRAELDATGAQRPHAIVVGALGRVGSGASDLLTAMGVPVTKWDMAETAGGGPFPEILAHELFVNCVLAGPHTPVLLPPEAVNPGRLLTVIGDVACDPSSDFNPVKVYDRATEWAQPAIRVAEGPPLDVMAIDNLPSLLPRESTLDYAWQLLPVLKALDRIDEGAWARAQAHFATHLAALD, from the coding sequence ATGGTTCATCTCTGGCTCCGCGCGGAAAGCCGCGCCAACGAGCGGCGCGCCGGCCTGACCCCGGCCGGCCTGCGCGATCTGGTGGCGCAGGGTTTCCGCGTCACCGTCGAGGAAAGCCCGCATCGCGTCCTGCCCCCCGGCGATTACGCCGCCGCCGGGGGCGAGATCGCGCCCGAGGGCTCCTGGCCCGACGCCCCGGCCGAGGCGATCATCTTCGGCCTCAAGGAGCTGCCGGCGGACGGCACGCCGCTGCGCCATCGCCACATCATGTTCGGCCATGCCTACAAGGGCCAGCCCGCCGGGCTGGCGCTGCTGCGCCGCTTTCGCGACGGCGGCGGCACGCTCTACGACCTGGAATACCTGACCGACGAGAACGGCCGCCGGCTGGCGGCCTTCGGCTACTGGGCCGGTTTCGCCGGGGCGGCCGTCTCGCTCAAGGCCTGGGCGGCCCAGCGGCGCGGCGGCATCTGCGGCCCGGTCGCGGCCTGGCCCTCGCAGGAGGCGCTGCTGACCGAGCTGCGGGCCGAGCTGGACGCCACCGGCGCGCAGCGCCCGCATGCCATCGTCGTGGGCGCGCTGGGACGGGTCGGCAGCGGCGCCTCGGACCTGCTGACCGCCATGGGCGTGCCGGTCACGAAATGGGACATGGCCGAGACCGCCGGCGGCGGCCCCTTCCCCGAGATCCTGGCGCATGAGCTGTTCGTCAACTGCGTCCTCGCCGGGCCGCACACCCCGGTCCTGCTGCCGCCCGAGGCGGTCAATCCCGGCCGGCTGCTGACCGTGATCGGCGATGTCGCCTGTGACCCCTCCAGCGATTTCAACCCGGTCAAGGTCTACGACCGGGCCACCGAATGGGCGCAGCCGGCGATCCGCGTCGCCGAAGGGCCGCCGCTGGACGTCATGGCGATCGACAACCTGCCCTCGTTGCTGCCGCGCGAAAGCACGCTGGACTATGCCTGGCAATTGCTGCCGGTGCTGAAGGCGCTCGACCGCATCGACGAGGGGGCCTGGGCCCGGGCGCAGGCGCACTTCGCCACGCATCTGGCCGCATTGGACTGA
- a CDS encoding M17 family metallopeptidase yields the protein MIPEFADPDAPSLPLWLVRQGEAEPELPPEIGPVAANWARTQKFSAKPGQLCLLPSAEGGLSGALFGIGPEAKPADRPPRERFLLARAAETLPAGSWHLANHPEGFDLALGALGWLFAQYRFDRYKRVEAPQARLVCPEALDRERLAAMAAGEYLARDLINTPASDLGPDELEQAARDLARRHGASVEVIRGDALIARNFPMIHAVGRAGAQAPRLIDLRFPGEGPRLTLVGKGVCFDTGGLDIKPAASMALMKKDMGGAANVLGLAETLARLRLTAGIRLRVLIPAVENAISANAFRPGDILTSRKGLTVEVNNTDAEGRLVLADALALAEEEAPDLLISMATLTGAARVALGPDLPPFFCDDDALAAAIQAAGRAHADPVWRLPFWEPYEAMIEPAIADLDNAPSGGFAGAITAALFLRRFAGQARAYAHFDIYGWQPAAAPGRPKGGVGQGMRAILLALPDILP from the coding sequence ATGATTCCCGAATTCGCCGATCCCGATGCGCCTTCGCTGCCCCTCTGGCTGGTCCGGCAGGGCGAGGCCGAGCCGGAGCTGCCGCCCGAGATCGGCCCCGTCGCGGCGAACTGGGCCAGGACGCAGAAATTCTCGGCCAAGCCGGGCCAGCTCTGCCTGCTGCCTTCGGCCGAAGGCGGGCTGAGCGGGGCGTTGTTCGGCATCGGCCCGGAGGCGAAGCCGGCAGATCGGCCGCCCCGCGAGCGCTTCTTGCTGGCGCGGGCGGCCGAAACCCTGCCCGCAGGCAGCTGGCATCTGGCGAATCACCCGGAGGGCTTCGACCTGGCGCTGGGCGCCCTTGGCTGGCTGTTCGCGCAATACCGTTTCGACCGCTACAAGCGCGTCGAGGCGCCGCAGGCCCGGCTGGTCTGCCCGGAAGCCCTTGACCGCGAGCGGCTCGCCGCCATGGCGGCCGGCGAATATCTGGCGCGCGACCTGATCAACACTCCCGCCTCGGACCTGGGGCCGGACGAACTGGAACAGGCCGCCCGGGACCTGGCCCGGCGGCATGGCGCCTCGGTCGAGGTCATCCGCGGGGACGCGCTGATCGCCCGCAACTTCCCCATGATCCATGCCGTCGGCCGGGCGGGCGCACAGGCGCCGCGGCTCATCGACCTGCGCTTTCCCGGCGAGGGTCCGCGGCTGACGCTGGTCGGCAAGGGGGTCTGCTTCGACACCGGCGGGCTGGACATCAAGCCGGCCGCCTCGATGGCGCTGATGAAAAAGGACATGGGCGGCGCGGCCAATGTGCTGGGCCTGGCCGAGACCCTGGCGCGACTGCGCCTGACCGCGGGCATCCGGCTGCGGGTCCTGATTCCGGCGGTCGAGAACGCCATTTCCGCCAATGCCTTCCGCCCCGGCGACATCCTGACCAGCCGCAAGGGGCTGACGGTCGAGGTCAACAATACCGATGCCGAGGGCCGGCTGGTGCTGGCCGATGCGCTGGCGCTGGCGGAGGAAGAGGCGCCGGATCTGCTGATCTCGATGGCGACGCTGACCGGCGCCGCCCGCGTCGCGCTTGGCCCGGACCTGCCGCCGTTCTTCTGCGACGACGACGCGCTGGCCGCCGCGATCCAGGCCGCGGGCCGCGCCCATGCCGACCCGGTCTGGCGCCTGCCCTTCTGGGAGCCCTACGAGGCGATGATCGAGCCGGCGATCGCCGATCTGGACAACGCCCCCTCGGGCGGGTTCGCCGGGGCGATCACCGCGGCGCTGTTCCTGCGTCGCTTTGCCGGCCAGGCGCGGGCCTATGCGCATTTCGACATCTATGGCTGGCAGCCCGCCGCCGCGCCCGGCCGGCCCAAGGGCGGCGTGGGCCAGGGCATGCGCGCCATCCTTCTCGCCCTGCCGGATATCCTGCCATGA
- a CDS encoding PQQ-dependent sugar dehydrogenase, with protein sequence MTPFRSLAAALPLMLAGSAALADFNDAPPNARGQTPAFQGQTRAPVIQQAVPLVRMPLVEGLRNPWGMALLPDGGLLITEKAGTMRIYREGALSAPLKGLPKVDARGQGGLLDVAVARDFASTRQVWFSFSEPRDGGRNATAVGTGRLSADGTALEEVRTIFRQEPAWASTLHFGSRLVFDPQGRLFVTTGERSRPEPRQLAQDLGTHLGKVLRIDPASGGPAPGNPFAPGQARPEIWSYGHRNIQSAALDPQGRLWTVEHGPQGGDELNRPEPGRNYGWPVITYGQDYSGAPIGQGITSREGMEQPVYYWDPVIAPSGMVFYDGPMFPEWRGDALIGGLRAQAVVRLKIEGDRVTAEQRLAEGIGRVRDIEVAPDGALLVLIDGERGSLVRLAREAQP encoded by the coding sequence ATGACGCCCTTTCGATCCCTTGCCGCCGCCCTGCCCCTGATGCTGGCCGGATCGGCCGCCCTGGCCGATTTCAACGATGCGCCGCCCAATGCCCGGGGCCAGACCCCCGCCTTTCAGGGCCAGACCCGCGCGCCGGTGATCCAGCAGGCGGTGCCCCTGGTCCGCATGCCGCTGGTCGAGGGGCTGCGCAATCCCTGGGGCATGGCGCTGCTGCCCGATGGCGGGCTGCTGATCACCGAAAAGGCCGGCACCATGCGGATCTATCGCGAGGGCGCGCTTTCGGCGCCGCTGAAGGGCCTGCCCAAGGTCGATGCGCGCGGGCAGGGCGGGCTGCTGGACGTGGCCGTCGCCCGGGATTTCGCCAGCACCCGGCAGGTCTGGTTCAGCTTCTCGGAACCGCGGGACGGGGGGCGGAACGCCACCGCGGTCGGCACCGGCCGGCTGTCGGCGGACGGCACCGCGCTCGAGGAGGTGCGGACCATCTTCCGGCAGGAGCCGGCCTGGGCCTCGACCCTGCATTTCGGCTCGCGCCTGGTCTTCGACCCGCAGGGCCGGCTTTTCGTCACCACCGGGGAACGCTCGCGGCCGGAACCCCGGCAACTGGCGCAGGACCTGGGCACGCATCTGGGCAAGGTGCTGCGCATCGACCCCGCCAGCGGCGGACCGGCGCCCGGCAACCCCTTCGCACCCGGCCAGGCGCGGCCGGAGATCTGGTCCTACGGCCACCGCAACATCCAGTCCGCCGCGCTGGACCCGCAGGGCCGGCTGTGGACGGTCGAGCATGGGCCGCAGGGCGGGGACGAGCTGAACCGCCCGGAACCGGGCCGCAACTACGGCTGGCCGGTCATCACCTATGGCCAGGATTACAGCGGCGCCCCCATCGGCCAGGGCATCACCAGCCGCGAGGGGATGGAGCAGCCGGTCTATTACTGGGACCCGGTGATCGCCCCCAGCGGCATGGTGTTCTATGACGGGCCGATGTTCCCGGAATGGCGCGGCGACGCGCTGATCGGCGGGCTGCGCGCCCAGGCGGTGGTGCGGCTGAAGATCGAGGGCGACCGCGTCACCGCAGAGCAGCGGCTGGCCGAGGGCATCGGCCGGGTGCGCGACATCGAGGTGGCCCCCGACGGCGCGCTGCTGGTGCTGATCGACGGCGAGCGCGGCTCGCTGGTCCGGCTGGCCCGCGAGGCGCAGCCCTGA
- a CDS encoding flagellar basal body P-ring protein FlgI — protein MRFLCLLLLLIGLAAPSTAAPVRIKDLANIDGVRGNDLVGYGLVVGLNGSGDSLRNAPFTEAIMAGLLERLGVNVTDEAFRPKNVAAVIVTATLPPFARAGSQINVNVAAIGDAKSLLGGTLVMTPLNAADGEVYAVAQGAVLAGGAEASGAAASVVQGVPTTGTIPSGARVEREVAFDFSQMTNLRLALRSPDFTTAARVEAAINRTLGRGLAELIDSGTIAINTNALGRVNPARLMGQIENITVEPEAVARVVIDHKSGTIVMGEDVRVSRVAVSQGNLTLRVRETPVVSQPNPFSPGETVVVPRTQAEITQEPGIGFAEVAGESSLSDVVAGLNALGIRPRDMIDILKAVHAAGALHAEFIVN, from the coding sequence ATGAGGTTCCTTTGCCTTCTTCTGCTCCTGATCGGGCTGGCAGCCCCCAGCACGGCCGCGCCGGTCCGCATCAAGGATCTGGCCAATATTGACGGCGTCCGAGGCAACGATCTGGTCGGCTATGGCCTTGTCGTCGGGCTCAACGGTTCCGGCGACAGCCTGCGGAATGCGCCATTCACCGAAGCGATCATGGCAGGGCTGCTGGAAAGGCTTGGCGTGAACGTAACTGACGAGGCTTTTCGCCCCAAGAACGTCGCGGCAGTGATCGTCACCGCAACTTTGCCGCCCTTTGCCCGGGCGGGTTCCCAGATCAACGTGAATGTGGCCGCTATCGGGGACGCAAAAAGCCTGCTCGGCGGCACATTGGTGATGACACCGCTGAATGCCGCCGACGGAGAGGTCTATGCCGTTGCCCAAGGCGCGGTTCTGGCTGGGGGCGCAGAGGCCTCGGGCGCTGCGGCTTCCGTGGTCCAGGGCGTTCCCACCACGGGCACCATTCCCTCGGGTGCCAGGGTCGAACGGGAGGTCGCCTTCGACTTTTCCCAGATGACCAACTTGCGGCTGGCGCTCAGGAGCCCGGATTTTACCACGGCCGCCCGCGTCGAGGCAGCAATCAATCGCACGCTCGGCCGCGGCCTGGCCGAGCTTATCGATTCAGGCACCATTGCCATCAACACCAATGCGCTTGGCCGGGTGAACCCGGCGCGACTGATGGGACAGATCGAAAACATCACCGTCGAGCCGGAGGCCGTGGCGCGCGTCGTGATCGATCATAAATCCGGGACCATCGTCATGGGCGAGGACGTCCGCGTCTCTCGCGTGGCCGTCTCACAAGGCAATCTGACCCTGCGGGTCCGTGAAACGCCGGTGGTCTCGCAGCCCAACCCGTTCTCCCCCGGCGAAACCGTGGTGGTGCCCCGGACCCAGGCCGAGATCACGCAGGAACCGGGCATCGGCTTTGCCGAGGTGGCCGGCGAATCCTCGCTGTCGGATGTGGTGGCGGGCCTGAATGCCCTGGGTATCCGGCCCCGGGACATGATCGACATCCTCAAGGCCGTCCATGCCGCCGGCGCGCTGCATGCCGAGTTCATCGTGAACTGA
- the mutL gene encoding DNA mismatch repair endonuclease MutL, giving the protein MNTHAPKMRPIIRQLDEAAANRIAAGEVVERPASAVKELVENALDAGATRVDVAIVKGGKALIRVGDDGCGMTAEDLPLALARHATSKIDGSDLLDIRSFGFRGEALPSLGAVGRLVITSRAAGFEAAQIAVSGGRIGAVKPAAGNRGTVVELRDLFFATPARLKFLRSDRAETQAVTEVIRRLAMVEPYVGFTLTDEDEGRVLFRADAEQGELFGALQTRLARVMGRDFIDNALPIDATRDGITLTGFAALPTYSRGAAVAQHLYVNGRPVRDKLLTGALRAGYMDVLASGRHPAAVLFLTCDPHQVDVNVHPAKAEVRFREPDIARGLVVSALRHALAGAGHRASSTVATAALGVARAEPVSEPPRRYQAHYGPARPSAPAIAASLAFQAPGFAEAPTARVEPEPDSQPQPAEAPLGAARAQLHENWIIAQTADGIVIVDQHAAHERLVYERLKAQLDANGIASQALLIPEIVELSEAEAHRILAIAEELAALGLVIEPFGGGAVAVREVPALIQRLNAAALIRDILDDLDDQGASDRLRARVDAVLSSMACHGSVRSGRRMSADEMNALLREMERVPKSGQCNHGRPTWIELKLADIERLFGR; this is encoded by the coding sequence CGCCGCCAACCGCATCGCCGCCGGCGAGGTGGTCGAGCGCCCGGCCTCGGCGGTCAAGGAACTGGTCGAGAACGCGCTGGATGCCGGCGCGACGCGGGTGGACGTCGCCATCGTCAAGGGCGGCAAGGCGCTGATCCGGGTCGGCGACGACGGCTGCGGCATGACCGCCGAGGACCTGCCGCTGGCGCTGGCCCGCCATGCCACCAGCAAGATCGACGGCAGCGACCTTCTGGACATCCGCAGCTTCGGTTTTCGCGGCGAGGCGCTGCCCAGCCTGGGCGCCGTCGGACGGCTTGTGATCACAAGCCGCGCCGCCGGTTTCGAGGCTGCGCAGATCGCCGTCTCGGGCGGGCGCATCGGCGCGGTCAAGCCGGCGGCCGGCAATCGCGGCACCGTGGTCGAGCTGCGCGACCTGTTCTTCGCCACCCCGGCGCGGCTGAAATTCCTGCGCAGCGACCGGGCCGAGACCCAGGCCGTGACCGAGGTGATCCGCCGCCTAGCCATGGTCGAGCCCTATGTCGGCTTCACCCTGACCGACGAGGACGAGGGCCGGGTGCTGTTCCGCGCCGATGCCGAGCAGGGCGAGCTGTTCGGCGCCCTGCAGACCCGGCTCGCGCGCGTCATGGGCCGCGATTTCATCGACAACGCCCTGCCGATCGACGCGACGCGCGACGGCATCACCCTGACCGGTTTTGCCGCCCTGCCGACCTATTCGCGCGGCGCGGCGGTGGCGCAGCATCTTTACGTCAACGGCCGGCCGGTGCGCGACAAGCTGCTGACCGGGGCGCTGCGGGCGGGCTATATGGACGTGCTGGCCTCGGGCCGGCATCCGGCGGCGGTGCTGTTCCTGACCTGCGACCCGCATCAGGTCGACGTGAACGTGCATCCCGCCAAGGCCGAGGTCCGGTTCCGCGAACCCGACATCGCCCGCGGGCTGGTGGTTTCGGCGCTGCGCCATGCGCTGGCGGGGGCGGGGCATCGCGCCTCCTCGACCGTGGCGACGGCGGCGCTGGGGGTGGCGCGGGCGGAGCCCGTTTCCGAGCCGCCGCGCCGCTATCAGGCGCATTACGGCCCCGCCCGCCCCTCGGCCCCGGCCATCGCCGCCAGCCTGGCCTTTCAGGCGCCGGGCTTTGCCGAGGCGCCGACCGCCCGGGTCGAGCCCGAGCCCGATTCCCAGCCCCAGCCTGCCGAGGCGCCGCTGGGTGCCGCCCGCGCGCAGCTGCACGAGAACTGGATCATCGCCCAGACCGCCGACGGCATCGTCATCGTCGACCAGCATGCCGCGCATGAACGGCTGGTCTACGAGCGGCTGAAGGCGCAGCTTGACGCGAACGGCATCGCCAGCCAGGCTCTGCTGATCCCCGAGATCGTCGAGCTGTCCGAAGCCGAGGCCCATCGCATCCTCGCCATCGCCGAGGAACTGGCGGCGCTGGGGCTGGTGATCGAGCCCTTCGGCGGCGGCGCCGTGGCGGTGCGCGAGGTGCCGGCGCTGATCCAGCGCCTGAACGCCGCGGCCCTGATCCGCGACATCCTGGACGACCTGGACGATCAGGGCGCATCGGACCGGCTGCGGGCGCGGGTCGATGCGGTGCTGTCCTCGATGGCCTGCCACGGCTCGGTGCGCTCGGGCCGGCGCATGTCGGCGGACGAGATGAACGCGCTCTTGCGCGAGATGGAGCGGGTGCCGAAATCCGGCCAGTGCAACCACGGCCGCCCGACCTGGATCGAGCTGAAGCTGGCGGATATCGAGCGGCTTTTCGGGCGATGA